The genomic region TTACACCAGATTTTTTAAAATCTGAAGCTCAACGCCTAGCAAATTACCATATCACGAGTTCTAACCTGAATACTAAAGTGGTAACTCTTCAAGAGATATATAATGAGTTTTCTGAAGGTGAACAAGATATAGCGGCCATCAGAAATTTTGTAAAATATGTTTATGATAATGCTTCGACGCCTGCAAATAGAGTCAAGTACTTAAACATGTTTGGTGATGCAAGTTTTGATTATAAAGACCGTATATCTGTTAGAGAAAATATTGTTCCTTCATTTCTAACAGCTGAGGCCACGTCGCTTACACAGTCTTATGTGACAGATGACTTTTTTACATACATGAATCCTAATGAAGGAAATGTAGCTACTAATAACTTGATGGACCTAGCGGTAGGACGTATGATTGTTACTGATATCACTCAGGCAAGGGAAATGGTTGATAAAGTAATAAGCTATACTGCACAACCAGCTTTTGAAAGATGGCGTAATGATGTGGTGTTGATAGGAGATGATATTGATGATCCGCAAACGGATAGTAATCTTCAGGTAAATGTTAATGATCTGGCAGATCAAATAGAACTGAATAGGCCTGATTATAACGTGCGTAAAATTATCATGGACAGTTATCAGCAGTTAAGTACGGCGGGAGGATTTAGGTATCCTGATGTTGTCGATGATGTAAAAAATGCTTTTGAGCGAGGTTCATTAGTTATTAATTATTTTGGTCATGGAAATGAAGATGGGCTTGCTCAAGAATTTATTATTACACAATCATCTGTTGAGAATCTACGTAATCCAAATAATTTACCACTATTCATAACGGTGACATGTGAATTTACAAGATTTGATAATCCTTTAAGACCAAGTGGCGGCGAAAAAGTATTTCTCAATCCAGATGGCGGTGCTATAGGTTTAGTAGCAACTAACCGTTTGATATTTATTTCTACAGGAGTGACTTTAAATCGTACTCTTGATCAGTATCTATTCTCATATAATAATGCGCAAGCAATATCAATGGCTGAATCCCTAAGACTTGCAAAAGTAGATCAAGCGCTAAATAACGACGCGACTAGAAGGGTTGTTGCGTTTATAGGTGATCCAGCTTTAAAACTTGCTATACCAGATCCACGTGTTGTGTTAACTGCTGTGAATGGAAATCCTATTGCGGTAAATACTGATGTTTTAAGGGCTCTAGATCCTGTAGTGTTGAGTGGTGAGGTGCAAGATTTACAGGGTAATTTAATACCTAATTATAATGGTCAGGTCTCAGTAACTGTTTTTGATAAAGAAATTGATCGTACAACCTTGGGGAATGATAATGCTAGGGATACAAACGGTCAATTAATTCTATTAGACTTTAAGCAGCAAGGCGAGGTTCTTTTTAGAGGTCAGGCTACAGTTACTAATGGTTTGTTTGATGTTAACTTTATAATGCCTTTAGATACTCAAGTTCCAATTGGTAATGGAAGAATTTCTTTCTATGCAAAAAGAGATGGTGTACAGGAAGATAAAAACGGCTATAATTTAGATGTGCGCATCGGTGGTGTAAATACTGCTGCGCCAGCTGATGATATAGGGCCAGAAATTGATCTTTACATGAATGACATTAATTTTGTAAATGGTGGAATTACAGATGAGAATCCATTTATTCTTGCTTTTTTGAGTGATGATAATGGTATAAACACAGCTAGTGGTATAGGTCACGATATTACAGCAACATTAGATGGTAATGATGTAGATCCGTTTATTCTCAATGACTATTATGAGGCAGATGTTGATAATTTTGCTCGGGGACAGGTTTATTTTCCTCTTAGAGATTTAGAGCCTGGATTACATACCTTAAAGTTAAAGGCTTGGGATACTTATAATAATTCAGCAGAGCAAGAGATTCAGTTTGTAGTAGCAGAAAACGATAACATAAAACTAGAACGCGTTCTTAATTATCCTAATCCGTTTACTACCTATACAGAGTTTTGGTTCAACCATAATCGACCATTTGAACCGTTAGACGTTCAAGTGCAGGTCATGACTATTTCTGGAAAAGTGGTGTGGAGTAAAAATCAGTCTGTAACAACTACTGGATTTACATCTAGAGAAATCACTTGGGATGGTACAGATGATT from Nonlabens arenilitoris harbors:
- the porU gene encoding type IX secretion system sortase PorU, with protein sequence MAQGQREELKWQTAVNQSIGDYNVLIPYFENGYQFNGNQIWFSKSIETTSMVDESSLVLENLQTEVITNSELASLDKEYIVNGLQYNLKNALSRKRNYAQIRVSPIYKDGNEYRRVLSFTPVFTDGIPIFTTKSTNYGNSLLTSGDWYRFKVENTGVHRITRSFLSNLGMDISNVDPRNIKIYGNGGPSLPLVNSQTIAYDPAEIAIKINGEADGSFDAGDEILFYATAANTEYVQENDSHINPYTDDSFYYITVSTGNGKRILPFVQPVGTPAVTYDYFHARQHHEIDERNIGQIGRIWYGERFDFEPEQTFEFEFENVIATRPSRLKVVTGAISDIDSSFNCEVNGVSAGAITHFGLAGANTVVSRRGQLIANNLTISTDDVDVKIIFNNSGNPGAEGYLDYIELEVPQFLVGINESYRFRNTDAALQPGVVRFQFSSSSDISEVWNVTDPYNVTTVLNNAGDANFSFVDNGGEVKEYLAVDASNVFNPIAVSNRRVANQNLKGTIFLNSAGSFVDVDYLIITPDFLKSEAQRLANYHITSSNLNTKVVTLQEIYNEFSEGEQDIAAIRNFVKYVYDNASTPANRVKYLNMFGDASFDYKDRISVRENIVPSFLTAEATSLTQSYVTDDFFTYMNPNEGNVATNNLMDLAVGRMIVTDITQAREMVDKVISYTAQPAFERWRNDVVLIGDDIDDPQTDSNLQVNVNDLADQIELNRPDYNVRKIIMDSYQQLSTAGGFRYPDVVDDVKNAFERGSLVINYFGHGNEDGLAQEFIITQSSVENLRNPNNLPLFITVTCEFTRFDNPLRPSGGEKVFLNPDGGAIGLVATNRLIFISTGVTLNRTLDQYLFSYNNAQAISMAESLRLAKVDQALNNDATRRVVAFIGDPALKLAIPDPRVVLTAVNGNPIAVNTDVLRALDPVVLSGEVQDLQGNLIPNYNGQVSVTVFDKEIDRTTLGNDNARDTNGQLILLDFKQQGEVLFRGQATVTNGLFDVNFIMPLDTQVPIGNGRISFYAKRDGVQEDKNGYNLDVRIGGVNTAAPADDIGPEIDLYMNDINFVNGGITDENPFILAFLSDDNGINTASGIGHDITATLDGNDVDPFILNDYYEADVDNFARGQVYFPLRDLEPGLHTLKLKAWDTYNNSAEQEIQFVVAENDNIKLERVLNYPNPFTTYTEFWFNHNRPFEPLDVQVQVMTISGKVVWSKNQSVTTTGFTSREITWDGTDDFGQRLGKGVYIYKITVKSTLSNQQTSKVEKLVIL